In the Parasteatoda tepidariorum isolate YZ-2023 chromosome 3, CAS_Ptep_4.0, whole genome shotgun sequence genome, one interval contains:
- the LOC107442442 gene encoding trypsin-1: MWLLFFFLPVVQSLTYSSRRVAPVWTEGPSDQRAPTFPFDTNIALNLLNFAQQLLAAPRACFYQGNSYSCGLSIGCWFQGKRSMDLCSGGVVWSCCVPKNAEPNKRAVVESATCGKTYIRDSKIVGGENTTFGHQPWHVGVIKRALMSQKIACGGALIHEKWVITAAHCVYKTPATTLRVRVGEYNIRENSEVFPHEEYSVKRKVVNEDYEPATYRHDIALLELSHPVVYRKHIVPICLPEKLENFTGRMATVTGWGRTSYGRRTPPNILQKVSVEVIGTDMCQEWLRIAGRKETVYPTMVCAGYKEGGKDSCQGDSGGPLTIREDGRTTLIGLVSWGVGCARPNLPGVYTKITEYLDWIRIHLRS; the protein is encoded by the exons AT GTGGctcctgtttttctttttgccaGTGGTCCAAAGTCTAACATATAGCAGTCGTCGCGTAGCTCCAGTTTGGACTGAGGGGCCCTCGGATCAGAGGGCCCCCACATTTCCTTTTGACACCAACATAGCtttaaatttactcaatttCGCTCAACAATTACTCG cTGCTCCTCGTGCCTGTTTTTACCAGGGCAACAGTTATTCGTGTGGCCTGAGCATAGGTTGCTGGTTCCAGGGTAAAAGATCGATGGACCTCTGCAGCGGAGGTGTTGTCTGGTCATGTTGCGTGCCAAAGAATGCAGAGCCTAACAAAAGGGCCGTCGTCGAGTCTGCAA cttGTGGAAAAACATACATCAGGGATTCGAAAATAGTTGGAGGAGAAAACACAACATTTGGTCATCAGCCTTGGCAT GTCGGCGTGATAAAGAGGGCGCTGATGTCGCAGAAGATAGCATGTGGTGGAGCTCTCATCCACGAAAAATGGGTCATCACGGCAGCTCACTGTGTCTATAA aactCCCGCCACTACTTTGAGGGTGAGAGTGGGTGAGTACAACATTCGAGAAAATTCTGAAGTCTTTCCTCACGAAGAATACAGCGTGAAGAGAAAAGTGGTGAATGAAGATTACGAACCCGCTACCTATAGGCACGATATAGCACTATTAGAGCTCTCACACCCTGTAGTCTATAGGAAACATATAGTGCCCATCTGCTTGCCAGAAAAACTGGAAAACTTCACCGGCAGAATGGCGACTGTTACGGGATGGGGAAGAACAAGTTACG gtcGTCGTACACCCCCCAACATTCTTCAGAAGGTGAGCGTTGAAGTGATTGGAACAGATATGTGTCAGGAATGGCTTCGTATTGCTGGAAGAAAAGAGACTGTCTATCCAACAATGGTCTGTGCTGGTTACAAAGAAGGAGGAAAGGATTCATGCCAA GGTGACTCTGGTGGTCCTCTGACCATTCGAGAAGATGGCCGAACGACACTGATAGGTCTAGTCTCGTGGGGTGTGGGTTGCGCTCGACCCAATCTACCCGGTGTCTACACGAAAATCACTGAATACTTGGACTGGATACGAATACATCTGCGATCATGA